GCAGCAGCAGGTAGTAGGTGCGGGGGTTCTGGCCGAGCTGATCGTTGATCCAGCCCAGCCGCGCCCCGTGCGCCCGCAGCCGTGCGGCGGCCTCGAAGGTTTCGGGCGTGACACTGTCGAATCTGAAAGACCCGGTATCGGTGGACAGCCCCAGCATCAGCGGCGTGGCGATGGCCTCCGACCAGGGGGCGCACAGAGCGTCCACCACGTCCGCGACCATCATCGCGGTGGCGGGCCGCCCCGGGTCCACGACCAACGCGGCGGCCCGGCGGGCATTGGTGCCGTGATGGTCCACGTTCACCACTTCGCCCGTGAAGGTGGACAGGTCGGCACCTGCCACCCGCGCGGGGTCGTTGTTGTCCACGTCCAGCACCGCGACCAGGGCCCCGGCGGGCCATTCCGCGAGCGGCGGGCTGAGTTCGCCCGGTCCGGGCAGAAAGCGCAGGTAGCGGGGGACGTCCATCGGCGCGATCACCGTCTTGCCCAGCGCCCGCAGCGCCCGCGTCAGGCCCAGCACACTGCCCAGCGCGTCCCCGTCCGGGTTCTCGTGCGAGAGGACCACGATGGGGCCGGGGTGCTGCCTCAGTTTGGCCGCGACGGCCGCGACGTCCTGGGCATAGGCGGGGGCAGCTTCGTTCATGCCGATCATGGCGCCGAGTATAAAAGGTCTAGGCAGACCGCAGGTTCGGGCCGGTGAGAGCGTGGGAATGCTTCCGTCCCGGTACCGCGCTATCCTGCCGGGCGTGCCCGTACGGCTGGACCTGGCGGCCCTGACCGCCGACGAACTTCAGGCGCTCCTCGGTGAAGAGGCCGCGCAGGGACGGCTGCCGGACGTGAGCCGCGCCCGCCTGGAGGGCCGTTCCCTCCCCGGCCCCGTCCTGCACACTGCCCTGACCTTCGAGGCCCTGGAGGAACGCGCCTGGGGGGCCACGCCCCAACAGGCCCGTGCCCTGACGGCGCTGGATGGCGAACTGCGCGCGGCGGGGGCCGAACCGCTCGGTATGTACTACGTGCCGCTGCTGAGCGAGCGGCGTTACCTGCGGGCCTATCTCTTCGGGCCGGAGGTGGCCGCCGCGCTGCGCTGGAGCGAGACGCCCCATTCGCCGCGCATCGCCCGCCCCTTCGTGCAGGCCGTCACCTGGCTGCGCGACCGGGCCAGCGGTGTGGCCTGCGTCTTCAGCACCACCGCCGCCGAACCGCCTGTCCCCGCTCTCAGCGAAGAGGTGGACGTACGGTTCCTCCCCGCTGCCTCTCCCGCGGACCTGCTGGCGGCACACCGCGCCGCCGTGCTGCGTCACGGGCGGGGCGGCAAGGTCGGGGGTGCCGAGGGCTGGGTGCGCGCCTGGCAGGAACTCCGCGCGCTGAACGTCGCCGCCTGGACCCGCCGGGGCCTGCTGCTGGAGGACAGCGAGGCGGGGTAATGTCCCGCGTCTGCACAGCCGCCCTGCCCGGTCGGGTCCGCTGGGGCAGAATGCGCCGCATGACTGATCCCACCCCCGCCCGTCACGTCGCCTTCGACT
The window above is part of the Deinococcus metallilatus genome. Proteins encoded here:
- a CDS encoding DHH family phosphoesterase; translated protein: MIGMNEAAPAYAQDVAAVAAKLRQHPGPIVVLSHENPDGDALGSVLGLTRALRALGKTVIAPMDVPRYLRFLPGPGELSPPLAEWPAGALVAVLDVDNNDPARVAGADLSTFTGEVVNVDHHGTNARRAAALVVDPGRPATAMMVADVVDALCAPWSEAIATPLMLGLSTDTGSFRFDSVTPETFEAAARLRAHGARLGWINDQLGQNPRTYYLLLREVLSTMEFLHGGRVVLARVDDAMVQRAGASWEDVESYVSLLRGAEGSVLAVMVKDFGDRVKLSLRSRGDVSAQNIAVALGGGGHVPAAGATLALPYAEVRPLLDQAITAELARVDAAQAGA